A genomic window from Macaca mulatta isolate MMU2019108-1 chromosome 19, T2T-MMU8v2.0, whole genome shotgun sequence includes:
- the ANKLE1 gene encoding ankyrin repeat and LEM domain-containing protein 1 isoform X2: protein MWTPVRRGAAWLGTLLSPGEGPHEPRGGAAHAHKSAAGSRKSTRQAVRFGPHQGMCSEALLARRLRAALREEEPAVEELLRCGADPNLVLEDGAAAVHLAAGARHPRGLRCLGALLRQGGDPNARSVEALTPLHVAAAWGCRRGLELLLSQGANPALRDQDGLRPLDLALQQGHLECARVLQDLDTRTRTRTRIGAETQEPGAAPGTPGLAGSPDEMLDSIALQTQPCRGDNRDMGLEADPGPPSLPVPLEIVDKDGSSASPPGHWDYSSDASFITAVEVSGAEDPALDTPPWAGSLPPTRQALLHVVHATQRVPRSQGTEAELNARLQALTLTPPNAAGFQSSPSSMPLLDRSPAHSPPQTPPPGASDCHGLWEHQTSIDSDMATLWLTEDEASSTGGRDPVGCCQHPPVSIVSDLELLQGLRALGENPGPVTPFTRRFYLQRLKEAQIAPGPEFSGHSLELAAALRTGCIPDVQADEDALAQQFEQPDPARRWREGVVKSSFTYLLLDPRETQDLPARAFSLTPAERLQTFVRAIFYVGKGTRARPYVHLWEALGHHGRSRKQACPKVHQILDIWASGCGVVSLHCFQHVVAVEAYTREACIVEALGIQTLTNQKQGHCYGVVAGWPPARRRRLGVHLLHRALLVFLAEGERQLRPQDIQARG, encoded by the exons ATGTGGACCCCGGTGCGACGCGGGGCAGCCTGGCTGGGAACCCTGCTCAGCCCCGGAGAGGGTCCCCATGAGCCGAGGGGCGGAGCGGCGCATGCCCACAAGTCAGCCGCGGGAAGTAGGAAATCGACCCGACAGGCGGTGCGCTTCGGACCCCACCAGGGCATGTGCTCCGAGGCCCTCCTGGCTCGCAGGTTGCGGGCGGCGCTGCGGGAGGAGGAGCC GGCGGTAGAGGAGCTGCTGCGCTGCGGCGCGGACCCTAATTTGGTGCTGGAGGATGGCGCAGCTGCTGTGCACTTGGCTGCCGGAGCCCGGCACCCGCGCGGCCTGCGTTGCCTCGGGGCCCTACTGCGCCAAGGCGGGGACCCCAACGCTCG ATCTGTCGAGGCATTGACGCCGCTGCATGTGGCCGCTGCCTGGGGCTGCCGCCGCGGCCTGGAGCTGCTGCTGAGCCAAGGAGCAAACCCGGCGCTGCGCGACCAG GACGGACTCCGGCCGCTGGACCTGGCCCTGCAGCAGGGGCACCTGGAGTGTGCGCGAGTCCTGCAAGATCTCGACACGCGGACCAGGACCCGGACCCGGATCGGGGCAGAGACCCAGGAGCCCGGGGCTGCACCTGGCA CTCCAGGCCTCGCTGGATCTCCTGATGAGATGCTGGACTCCATAGCACTCCAAACGCAGCCATGCAGAGGTGACAACAGGGACATGGGCTTGGAGGCTGACCCAGGACCCCCCAGCCTCCCTGTTCCCCTTGAAATTGTGGACAAAGATGGGAGCTCAGCGTCCCCTCCAgggcactgggattacagctcAGATGCCTCTTTCATCACAGCGGTTGAGGTCTCTGGAGCTGAGGACCCAGCCTTGGACACTCCCCCCTGGGCTGGGTCATTGCCACCGACCAGGCAGGCACTTCTGCATGTTGTCCATGCCACCCAGAGGGTACCTAGGTCTCAGGGCACGGAGGCAGAACTGAATGCCCGTCTGCAGGCCCTGACTCTGACCCCACCAAATGCTGCTGGCTTCCAGTCCTCCCCTTCCTCCATGCCTCTCCTAGACAGGAGTCCAGCTCACAGCCCCCCACAGACACCACCCCCTGGAGCTTCTGACTGCCACGGCCTGTGGGAGCACCAGACATCCATTGATAGTGACATGGCCACGCTCTGGCTGACAGAGGATGAGGCAAGCTCTACAGGTGGCAGGGACCCTGTCGGCTGTTGCCAGCACCCGCCAGTCTCCATTGTGTCTGACTTGGAGTTGCTGCAGGGGCTCCGAGCGCTTGGTGAGAATCCTGGCCCTGTCACACCCTTCACCCGGCGATTCTACCTCCAGCGGCTGAAAGAAGCCCAGATTGCCCCTG GCCCAGAGTTTTCAGGGCACAGCCTAGAACTGGCTGCAGCCCTGCGGACAGGCTGTATTCCAGATGTCCAGGCAGATGAAGACGCGCTGGCCCAGCAGTTTGAGCAGCCAGATCCCGCCAGGAGGTGGCGGGAGGGGGTGGTGAAGTCTAGCTTCACATATTTGCTGCTGGACCCCAG GGAGACTCAGGACCTGCCAGCCCGAGCCTTCTCACTGACCCCAGCTGAGCGCCTTCAGACTTTCGTCCGTGCCATCTTCTATGTGGGCAAAGGGACGAGGGCCCGGCCATATGTCCACCTCTGGGAAGCCCTTGGTCACCATGGGCGGTCAAGAAAACAG GCCTGCCCCAAAGTGCATCAGATCTTGGACATCTGGGCCAGCGGTTGCGGCGTTGTGTCCCTACATTGCTTCCAGCATGTGGTCGCTGTGGAGGCTTATACACGGGAGGCGTGTATTGTGGAAGCCCTAG GGATCCAGACGCTCACCAACCAGAAACAAGGGCACTGCTATGGAGTGGTGGCAGGCTGGCCACCTGCTCGTCGCCGGCGCTTGGGGGTGCACCTGCTGCACCGCGCCCTCCTCGTCTTCCTGGCTGAAGGCGAGCGACAGCTTCGTCCCCAGGACATTCAGGCCCGGGGCTGA
- the ANKLE1 gene encoding ankyrin repeat and LEM domain-containing protein 1 isoform X3: protein MWTPVRRGAAWLGTLLSPGEGPHEPRGGAAHAHKSAAGSRKSTRQAVRFGPHQGMCSEALLARRLRAALREEEPWAVEELLRCGADPNLVLEDGAAAVHLAAGARHPRGLRCLGALLRQGGDPNARSVEALTPLHVAAAWGCRRGLELLLSQGANPALRDQDGLRPLDLALQQGHLECARVLQDLDTRTRTRTRIGAETQEPGAAPGTPGLAGSPDEMLDSIALQTQPCRGDNRDMGLEADPGPPSLPVPLEIVDKDGSSASPPGHWDYSSDASFITAVEVSGAEDPALDTPPWAGSLPPTRQALLHVVHATQRVPRSQGTEAELNARLQALTLTPPNAAGFQSSPSSMPLLDRSPAHSPPQTPPPGASDCHGLWEHQTSIDSDMATLWLTEDEASSTGGRDPVGCCQHPPVSIVSDLELLQGLRALGENPGPVTPFTRRFYLQRLKEAQIAPGPEFSGHSLELAAALRTGCIPDVQADEDALAQQFEQPDPARRWREGVVKSSFTYLLLDPRETQDLPARAFSLTPAERLQTFVRAIFYVGKGTRARPYVHLWEALGHHGRSRKQPPQACPKVHQILDIWASGCGVVSLHCFQHVVAVEAYTREACIVEALGIQTLTNQKQGHCYGVVAGWPPARRRRLGVHLLHRALLVFLAEGERQLRPQDIQARG from the exons ATGTGGACCCCGGTGCGACGCGGGGCAGCCTGGCTGGGAACCCTGCTCAGCCCCGGAGAGGGTCCCCATGAGCCGAGGGGCGGAGCGGCGCATGCCCACAAGTCAGCCGCGGGAAGTAGGAAATCGACCCGACAGGCGGTGCGCTTCGGACCCCACCAGGGCATGTGCTCCGAGGCCCTCCTGGCTCGCAGGTTGCGGGCGGCGCTGCGGGAGGAGGAGCCGTG GGCGGTAGAGGAGCTGCTGCGCTGCGGCGCGGACCCTAATTTGGTGCTGGAGGATGGCGCAGCTGCTGTGCACTTGGCTGCCGGAGCCCGGCACCCGCGCGGCCTGCGTTGCCTCGGGGCCCTACTGCGCCAAGGCGGGGACCCCAACGCTCG ATCTGTCGAGGCATTGACGCCGCTGCATGTGGCCGCTGCCTGGGGCTGCCGCCGCGGCCTGGAGCTGCTGCTGAGCCAAGGAGCAAACCCGGCGCTGCGCGACCAG GACGGACTCCGGCCGCTGGACCTGGCCCTGCAGCAGGGGCACCTGGAGTGTGCGCGAGTCCTGCAAGATCTCGACACGCGGACCAGGACCCGGACCCGGATCGGGGCAGAGACCCAGGAGCCCGGGGCTGCACCTGGCA CTCCAGGCCTCGCTGGATCTCCTGATGAGATGCTGGACTCCATAGCACTCCAAACGCAGCCATGCAGAGGTGACAACAGGGACATGGGCTTGGAGGCTGACCCAGGACCCCCCAGCCTCCCTGTTCCCCTTGAAATTGTGGACAAAGATGGGAGCTCAGCGTCCCCTCCAgggcactgggattacagctcAGATGCCTCTTTCATCACAGCGGTTGAGGTCTCTGGAGCTGAGGACCCAGCCTTGGACACTCCCCCCTGGGCTGGGTCATTGCCACCGACCAGGCAGGCACTTCTGCATGTTGTCCATGCCACCCAGAGGGTACCTAGGTCTCAGGGCACGGAGGCAGAACTGAATGCCCGTCTGCAGGCCCTGACTCTGACCCCACCAAATGCTGCTGGCTTCCAGTCCTCCCCTTCCTCCATGCCTCTCCTAGACAGGAGTCCAGCTCACAGCCCCCCACAGACACCACCCCCTGGAGCTTCTGACTGCCACGGCCTGTGGGAGCACCAGACATCCATTGATAGTGACATGGCCACGCTCTGGCTGACAGAGGATGAGGCAAGCTCTACAGGTGGCAGGGACCCTGTCGGCTGTTGCCAGCACCCGCCAGTCTCCATTGTGTCTGACTTGGAGTTGCTGCAGGGGCTCCGAGCGCTTGGTGAGAATCCTGGCCCTGTCACACCCTTCACCCGGCGATTCTACCTCCAGCGGCTGAAAGAAGCCCAGATTGCCCCTG GCCCAGAGTTTTCAGGGCACAGCCTAGAACTGGCTGCAGCCCTGCGGACAGGCTGTATTCCAGATGTCCAGGCAGATGAAGACGCGCTGGCCCAGCAGTTTGAGCAGCCAGATCCCGCCAGGAGGTGGCGGGAGGGGGTGGTGAAGTCTAGCTTCACATATTTGCTGCTGGACCCCAG GGAGACTCAGGACCTGCCAGCCCGAGCCTTCTCACTGACCCCAGCTGAGCGCCTTCAGACTTTCGTCCGTGCCATCTTCTATGTGGGCAAAGGGACGAGGGCCCGGCCATATGTCCACCTCTGGGAAGCCCTTGGTCACCATGGGCGGTCAAGAAAAC AACCCCCCCAGGCCTGCCCCAAAGTGCATCAGATCTTGGACATCTGGGCCAGCGGTTGCGGCGTTGTGTCCCTACATTGCTTCCAGCATGTGGTCGCTGTGGAGGCTTATACACGGGAGGCGTGTATTGTGGAAGCCCTAG GGATCCAGACGCTCACCAACCAGAAACAAGGGCACTGCTATGGAGTGGTGGCAGGCTGGCCACCTGCTCGTCGCCGGCGCTTGGGGGTGCACCTGCTGCACCGCGCCCTCCTCGTCTTCCTGGCTGAAGGCGAGCGACAGCTTCGTCCCCAGGACATTCAGGCCCGGGGCTGA
- the ANKLE1 gene encoding ankyrin repeat and LEM domain-containing protein 1 isoform X1, which yields MWTPVRRGAAWLGTLLSPGEGPHEPRGGAAHAHKSAAGSRKSTRQAVRFGPHQGMCSEALLARRLRAALREEEPWAVEELLRCGADPNLVLEDGAAAVHLAAGARHPRGLRCLGALLRQGGDPNARSVEALTPLHVAAAWGCRRGLELLLSQGANPALRDQDGLRPLDLALQQGHLECARVLQDLDTRTRTRTRIGAETQEPGAAPGTPGLAGSPDEMLDSIALQTQPCRGDNRDMGLEADPGPPSLPVPLEIVDKDGSSASPPGHWDYSSDASFITAVEVSGAEDPALDTPPWAGSLPPTRQALLHVVHATQRVPRSQGTEAELNARLQALTLTPPNAAGFQSSPSSMPLLDRSPAHSPPQTPPPGASDCHGLWEHQTSIDSDMATLWLTEDEASSTGGRDPVGCCQHPPVSIVSDLELLQGLRALGENPGPVTPFTRRFYLQRLKEAQIAPGPEFSGHSLELAAALRTGCIPDVQADEDALAQQFEQPDPARRWREGVVKSSFTYLLLDPRETQDLPARAFSLTPAERLQTFVRAIFYVGKGTRARPYVHLWEALGHHGRSRKQACPKVHQILDIWASGCGVVSLHCFQHVVAVEAYTREACIVEALGIQTLTNQKQGHCYGVVAGWPPARRRRLGVHLLHRALLVFLAEGERQLRPQDIQARG from the exons ATGTGGACCCCGGTGCGACGCGGGGCAGCCTGGCTGGGAACCCTGCTCAGCCCCGGAGAGGGTCCCCATGAGCCGAGGGGCGGAGCGGCGCATGCCCACAAGTCAGCCGCGGGAAGTAGGAAATCGACCCGACAGGCGGTGCGCTTCGGACCCCACCAGGGCATGTGCTCCGAGGCCCTCCTGGCTCGCAGGTTGCGGGCGGCGCTGCGGGAGGAGGAGCCGTG GGCGGTAGAGGAGCTGCTGCGCTGCGGCGCGGACCCTAATTTGGTGCTGGAGGATGGCGCAGCTGCTGTGCACTTGGCTGCCGGAGCCCGGCACCCGCGCGGCCTGCGTTGCCTCGGGGCCCTACTGCGCCAAGGCGGGGACCCCAACGCTCG ATCTGTCGAGGCATTGACGCCGCTGCATGTGGCCGCTGCCTGGGGCTGCCGCCGCGGCCTGGAGCTGCTGCTGAGCCAAGGAGCAAACCCGGCGCTGCGCGACCAG GACGGACTCCGGCCGCTGGACCTGGCCCTGCAGCAGGGGCACCTGGAGTGTGCGCGAGTCCTGCAAGATCTCGACACGCGGACCAGGACCCGGACCCGGATCGGGGCAGAGACCCAGGAGCCCGGGGCTGCACCTGGCA CTCCAGGCCTCGCTGGATCTCCTGATGAGATGCTGGACTCCATAGCACTCCAAACGCAGCCATGCAGAGGTGACAACAGGGACATGGGCTTGGAGGCTGACCCAGGACCCCCCAGCCTCCCTGTTCCCCTTGAAATTGTGGACAAAGATGGGAGCTCAGCGTCCCCTCCAgggcactgggattacagctcAGATGCCTCTTTCATCACAGCGGTTGAGGTCTCTGGAGCTGAGGACCCAGCCTTGGACACTCCCCCCTGGGCTGGGTCATTGCCACCGACCAGGCAGGCACTTCTGCATGTTGTCCATGCCACCCAGAGGGTACCTAGGTCTCAGGGCACGGAGGCAGAACTGAATGCCCGTCTGCAGGCCCTGACTCTGACCCCACCAAATGCTGCTGGCTTCCAGTCCTCCCCTTCCTCCATGCCTCTCCTAGACAGGAGTCCAGCTCACAGCCCCCCACAGACACCACCCCCTGGAGCTTCTGACTGCCACGGCCTGTGGGAGCACCAGACATCCATTGATAGTGACATGGCCACGCTCTGGCTGACAGAGGATGAGGCAAGCTCTACAGGTGGCAGGGACCCTGTCGGCTGTTGCCAGCACCCGCCAGTCTCCATTGTGTCTGACTTGGAGTTGCTGCAGGGGCTCCGAGCGCTTGGTGAGAATCCTGGCCCTGTCACACCCTTCACCCGGCGATTCTACCTCCAGCGGCTGAAAGAAGCCCAGATTGCCCCTG GCCCAGAGTTTTCAGGGCACAGCCTAGAACTGGCTGCAGCCCTGCGGACAGGCTGTATTCCAGATGTCCAGGCAGATGAAGACGCGCTGGCCCAGCAGTTTGAGCAGCCAGATCCCGCCAGGAGGTGGCGGGAGGGGGTGGTGAAGTCTAGCTTCACATATTTGCTGCTGGACCCCAG GGAGACTCAGGACCTGCCAGCCCGAGCCTTCTCACTGACCCCAGCTGAGCGCCTTCAGACTTTCGTCCGTGCCATCTTCTATGTGGGCAAAGGGACGAGGGCCCGGCCATATGTCCACCTCTGGGAAGCCCTTGGTCACCATGGGCGGTCAAGAAAACAG GCCTGCCCCAAAGTGCATCAGATCTTGGACATCTGGGCCAGCGGTTGCGGCGTTGTGTCCCTACATTGCTTCCAGCATGTGGTCGCTGTGGAGGCTTATACACGGGAGGCGTGTATTGTGGAAGCCCTAG GGATCCAGACGCTCACCAACCAGAAACAAGGGCACTGCTATGGAGTGGTGGCAGGCTGGCCACCTGCTCGTCGCCGGCGCTTGGGGGTGCACCTGCTGCACCGCGCCCTCCTCGTCTTCCTGGCTGAAGGCGAGCGACAGCTTCGTCCCCAGGACATTCAGGCCCGGGGCTGA
- the ANKLE1 gene encoding ankyrin repeat and LEM domain-containing protein 1 isoform X5 codes for MWTPVRRGAAWLGTLLSPGEGPHEPRGGAAHAHKSAAGSRKSTRQAVRFGPHQGMCSEALLARRLRAALREEEPWAVEELLRCGADPNLVLEDGAAAVHLAAGARHPRGLRCLGALLRQGGDPNARSVEALTPLHVAAAWGCRRGLELLLSQGANPALRDQDGLRPLDLALQQGHLECARVLQDLDTRTRTRTRIGAETQEPGAAPGTPGLAGSPDEMLDSIALQTQPCRGDNRDMGLEADPGPPSLPVPLEIVDKDGSSASPPGHWDYSSDASFITAVEVSGAEDPALDTPPWAGSLPPTRQALLHVVHATQRVPRSQGTEAELNARLQALTLTPPNAAGFQSSPSSMPLLDRSPAHSPPQTPPPGASDCHGLWEHQTSIDSDMATLWLTEDEASSTGGRDPVGCCQHPPVSIVSDLELLQGLRALGPEFSGHSLELAAALRTGCIPDVQADEDALAQQFEQPDPARRWREGVVKSSFTYLLLDPRETQDLPARAFSLTPAERLQTFVRAIFYVGKGTRARPYVHLWEALGHHGRSRKQACPKVHQILDIWASGCGVVSLHCFQHVVAVEAYTREACIVEALGIQTLTNQKQGHCYGVVAGWPPARRRRLGVHLLHRALLVFLAEGERQLRPQDIQARG; via the exons ATGTGGACCCCGGTGCGACGCGGGGCAGCCTGGCTGGGAACCCTGCTCAGCCCCGGAGAGGGTCCCCATGAGCCGAGGGGCGGAGCGGCGCATGCCCACAAGTCAGCCGCGGGAAGTAGGAAATCGACCCGACAGGCGGTGCGCTTCGGACCCCACCAGGGCATGTGCTCCGAGGCCCTCCTGGCTCGCAGGTTGCGGGCGGCGCTGCGGGAGGAGGAGCCGTG GGCGGTAGAGGAGCTGCTGCGCTGCGGCGCGGACCCTAATTTGGTGCTGGAGGATGGCGCAGCTGCTGTGCACTTGGCTGCCGGAGCCCGGCACCCGCGCGGCCTGCGTTGCCTCGGGGCCCTACTGCGCCAAGGCGGGGACCCCAACGCTCG ATCTGTCGAGGCATTGACGCCGCTGCATGTGGCCGCTGCCTGGGGCTGCCGCCGCGGCCTGGAGCTGCTGCTGAGCCAAGGAGCAAACCCGGCGCTGCGCGACCAG GACGGACTCCGGCCGCTGGACCTGGCCCTGCAGCAGGGGCACCTGGAGTGTGCGCGAGTCCTGCAAGATCTCGACACGCGGACCAGGACCCGGACCCGGATCGGGGCAGAGACCCAGGAGCCCGGGGCTGCACCTGGCA CTCCAGGCCTCGCTGGATCTCCTGATGAGATGCTGGACTCCATAGCACTCCAAACGCAGCCATGCAGAGGTGACAACAGGGACATGGGCTTGGAGGCTGACCCAGGACCCCCCAGCCTCCCTGTTCCCCTTGAAATTGTGGACAAAGATGGGAGCTCAGCGTCCCCTCCAgggcactgggattacagctcAGATGCCTCTTTCATCACAGCGGTTGAGGTCTCTGGAGCTGAGGACCCAGCCTTGGACACTCCCCCCTGGGCTGGGTCATTGCCACCGACCAGGCAGGCACTTCTGCATGTTGTCCATGCCACCCAGAGGGTACCTAGGTCTCAGGGCACGGAGGCAGAACTGAATGCCCGTCTGCAGGCCCTGACTCTGACCCCACCAAATGCTGCTGGCTTCCAGTCCTCCCCTTCCTCCATGCCTCTCCTAGACAGGAGTCCAGCTCACAGCCCCCCACAGACACCACCCCCTGGAGCTTCTGACTGCCACGGCCTGTGGGAGCACCAGACATCCATTGATAGTGACATGGCCACGCTCTGGCTGACAGAGGATGAGGCAAGCTCTACAGGTGGCAGGGACCCTGTCGGCTGTTGCCAGCACCCGCCAGTCTCCATTGTGTCTGACTTGGAGTTGCTGCAGGGGCTCCGAGCGCTTG GCCCAGAGTTTTCAGGGCACAGCCTAGAACTGGCTGCAGCCCTGCGGACAGGCTGTATTCCAGATGTCCAGGCAGATGAAGACGCGCTGGCCCAGCAGTTTGAGCAGCCAGATCCCGCCAGGAGGTGGCGGGAGGGGGTGGTGAAGTCTAGCTTCACATATTTGCTGCTGGACCCCAG GGAGACTCAGGACCTGCCAGCCCGAGCCTTCTCACTGACCCCAGCTGAGCGCCTTCAGACTTTCGTCCGTGCCATCTTCTATGTGGGCAAAGGGACGAGGGCCCGGCCATATGTCCACCTCTGGGAAGCCCTTGGTCACCATGGGCGGTCAAGAAAACAG GCCTGCCCCAAAGTGCATCAGATCTTGGACATCTGGGCCAGCGGTTGCGGCGTTGTGTCCCTACATTGCTTCCAGCATGTGGTCGCTGTGGAGGCTTATACACGGGAGGCGTGTATTGTGGAAGCCCTAG GGATCCAGACGCTCACCAACCAGAAACAAGGGCACTGCTATGGAGTGGTGGCAGGCTGGCCACCTGCTCGTCGCCGGCGCTTGGGGGTGCACCTGCTGCACCGCGCCCTCCTCGTCTTCCTGGCTGAAGGCGAGCGACAGCTTCGTCCCCAGGACATTCAGGCCCGGGGCTGA
- the ANKLE1 gene encoding ankyrin repeat and LEM domain-containing protein 1 isoform X7 has protein sequence MWTPVRRGAAWLGTLLSPGEGPHEPRGGAAHAHKSAAGSRKSTRQAVRFGPHQGMCSEALLARRLRAALREEEPWAVEELLRCGADPNLVLEDGAAAVHLAAGARHPRGLRCLGALLRQGGDPNARSVEALTPLHVAAAWGCRRGLELLLSQGANPALRDQDGLRPLDLALQQGHLECARVLQDLDTRTRTRTRIGAETQEPGAAPGTPGLAGSPDEMLDSIALQTQPCRDRSPAHSPPQTPPPGASDCHGLWEHQTSIDSDMATLWLTEDEASSTGGRDPVGCCQHPPVSIVSDLELLQGLRALGENPGPVTPFTRRFYLQRLKEAQIAPGPEFSGHSLELAAALRTGCIPDVQADEDALAQQFEQPDPARRWREGVVKSSFTYLLLDPRETQDLPARAFSLTPAERLQTFVRAIFYVGKGTRARPYVHLWEALGHHGRSRKQACPKVHQILDIWASGCGVVSLHCFQHVVAVEAYTREACIVEALGIQTLTNQKQGHCYGVVAGWPPARRRRLGVHLLHRALLVFLAEGERQLRPQDIQARG, from the exons ATGTGGACCCCGGTGCGACGCGGGGCAGCCTGGCTGGGAACCCTGCTCAGCCCCGGAGAGGGTCCCCATGAGCCGAGGGGCGGAGCGGCGCATGCCCACAAGTCAGCCGCGGGAAGTAGGAAATCGACCCGACAGGCGGTGCGCTTCGGACCCCACCAGGGCATGTGCTCCGAGGCCCTCCTGGCTCGCAGGTTGCGGGCGGCGCTGCGGGAGGAGGAGCCGTG GGCGGTAGAGGAGCTGCTGCGCTGCGGCGCGGACCCTAATTTGGTGCTGGAGGATGGCGCAGCTGCTGTGCACTTGGCTGCCGGAGCCCGGCACCCGCGCGGCCTGCGTTGCCTCGGGGCCCTACTGCGCCAAGGCGGGGACCCCAACGCTCG ATCTGTCGAGGCATTGACGCCGCTGCATGTGGCCGCTGCCTGGGGCTGCCGCCGCGGCCTGGAGCTGCTGCTGAGCCAAGGAGCAAACCCGGCGCTGCGCGACCAG GACGGACTCCGGCCGCTGGACCTGGCCCTGCAGCAGGGGCACCTGGAGTGTGCGCGAGTCCTGCAAGATCTCGACACGCGGACCAGGACCCGGACCCGGATCGGGGCAGAGACCCAGGAGCCCGGGGCTGCACCTGGCA CTCCAGGCCTCGCTGGATCTCCTGATGAGATGCTGGACTCCATAGCACTCCAAACGCAGCCATGCAGAG ACAGGAGTCCAGCTCACAGCCCCCCACAGACACCACCCCCTGGAGCTTCTGACTGCCACGGCCTGTGGGAGCACCAGACATCCATTGATAGTGACATGGCCACGCTCTGGCTGACAGAGGATGAGGCAAGCTCTACAGGTGGCAGGGACCCTGTCGGCTGTTGCCAGCACCCGCCAGTCTCCATTGTGTCTGACTTGGAGTTGCTGCAGGGGCTCCGAGCGCTTGGTGAGAATCCTGGCCCTGTCACACCCTTCACCCGGCGATTCTACCTCCAGCGGCTGAAAGAAGCCCAGATTGCCCCTG GCCCAGAGTTTTCAGGGCACAGCCTAGAACTGGCTGCAGCCCTGCGGACAGGCTGTATTCCAGATGTCCAGGCAGATGAAGACGCGCTGGCCCAGCAGTTTGAGCAGCCAGATCCCGCCAGGAGGTGGCGGGAGGGGGTGGTGAAGTCTAGCTTCACATATTTGCTGCTGGACCCCAG GGAGACTCAGGACCTGCCAGCCCGAGCCTTCTCACTGACCCCAGCTGAGCGCCTTCAGACTTTCGTCCGTGCCATCTTCTATGTGGGCAAAGGGACGAGGGCCCGGCCATATGTCCACCTCTGGGAAGCCCTTGGTCACCATGGGCGGTCAAGAAAACAG GCCTGCCCCAAAGTGCATCAGATCTTGGACATCTGGGCCAGCGGTTGCGGCGTTGTGTCCCTACATTGCTTCCAGCATGTGGTCGCTGTGGAGGCTTATACACGGGAGGCGTGTATTGTGGAAGCCCTAG GGATCCAGACGCTCACCAACCAGAAACAAGGGCACTGCTATGGAGTGGTGGCAGGCTGGCCACCTGCTCGTCGCCGGCGCTTGGGGGTGCACCTGCTGCACCGCGCCCTCCTCGTCTTCCTGGCTGAAGGCGAGCGACAGCTTCGTCCCCAGGACATTCAGGCCCGGGGCTGA